A region from the Prosthecobacter algae genome encodes:
- a CDS encoding transglutaminase-like domain-containing protein, translating into MPGLTKLDHLISLLDDDSQVVQEAVQKELWSIRQDLPERLALMDRPLTESEESHMSRLLEPARRVELEETWMRWRWLDNPTTQLEEGIAQISAYLHSWRTQPGELARRLDVLAEEAFHEQGRMDARELADWLFTMRNGATRFRGNSKDYYTPSNSNLLWVLETGLGNPISLCCLYRLLGQRFGIEIHGCNFPGHFLAQVQHAGQTWLVDCFNRGRFMLSGDVARHHPAANPSIEEVVRTPASTEAILLRILRNLDEAFDRLDHTTYRQTMRALAIKLMED; encoded by the coding sequence ATGCCCGGACTCACCAAACTCGATCACCTCATCTCCCTTCTGGACGATGACTCTCAGGTCGTCCAGGAAGCCGTCCAAAAAGAGCTCTGGAGCATCCGCCAGGACCTGCCGGAGCGGCTCGCCCTCATGGACCGCCCGCTCACCGAGAGCGAAGAAAGCCACATGAGCCGCCTCCTGGAGCCCGCCCGCCGGGTGGAGCTGGAAGAAACCTGGATGCGCTGGCGCTGGCTCGACAATCCCACCACCCAGCTCGAAGAAGGCATCGCCCAGATCTCCGCCTACCTTCATAGCTGGCGCACCCAGCCTGGGGAGCTCGCCCGCCGCCTGGATGTCCTCGCCGAAGAAGCCTTCCATGAACAAGGCCGCATGGATGCCCGCGAACTCGCCGACTGGCTCTTCACCATGCGCAACGGCGCCACCCGCTTTCGCGGCAACAGCAAAGACTACTACACCCCCAGCAACAGCAACCTCCTCTGGGTGCTGGAAACCGGCCTGGGCAATCCCATCAGCCTCTGCTGTCTCTACCGTTTGTTAGGCCAGCGCTTCGGCATTGAGATCCACGGCTGCAACTTCCCCGGCCACTTCCTCGCCCAGGTCCAGCACGCCGGCCAGACCTGGCTGGTGGATTGCTTCAACCGCGGACGCTTCATGCTCTCCGGCGATGTCGCCCGCCACCATCCTGCGGCCAATCCCTCCATCGAAGAAGTCGTCCGCACCCCCGCCAGCACGGAGGCCATCCTCCTCCGCATCCTGCGGAATCTCGACGAAGCCTTCGACCGCCTCGACCACACCACCTATCGGCAGACCATGCGCGCCCTCGCCATCAAGCTGATGGAGGACTGA
- a CDS encoding rhodanese-like domain-containing protein, protein MRSPWIQALMLLMLAVGAAGVTQALHPRAPALYVSDAPRAADEVNLKDIQERWQGKVLWIDARPAEVFEKGHIPGAMLLNEQGFMEQSLALLDVLQTTTLPVIIYCGGEKCEASREVKRRLLEVVPLDECYVLKGGWPAWVAGQK, encoded by the coding sequence ATGAGGTCTCCCTGGATCCAGGCTTTGATGTTGTTGATGCTGGCGGTAGGTGCGGCGGGGGTGACCCAGGCGCTGCACCCGCGGGCACCGGCACTCTATGTCAGCGATGCCCCCAGGGCAGCGGATGAGGTGAATCTCAAAGACATCCAGGAACGCTGGCAGGGGAAGGTGCTGTGGATTGATGCGCGGCCTGCGGAGGTGTTTGAAAAAGGGCACATTCCGGGGGCGATGCTGCTGAATGAGCAGGGATTCATGGAGCAGTCACTGGCGTTGCTGGATGTGCTGCAGACGACGACTCTGCCGGTGATCATTTACTGCGGCGGAGAGAAGTGTGAGGCGAGCCGGGAGGTGAAGCGGCGGCTGCTGGAGGTGGTGCCGCTGGATGAGTGCTATGTGCTGAAAGGGGGCTGGCCAGCCTGGGTGGCGGGCCAGAAGTGA
- a CDS encoding DUF167 domain-containing protein → MEEMTQLVVRVTPNARKSELAGWGMDEKGRSVLLMKLGAPPVDGKANAELVAFLAKTLGCAKSEVTLVRGEGSRQKTVALPLRAYERLPAK, encoded by the coding sequence ATGGAAGAGATGACTCAACTGGTGGTGCGGGTGACGCCCAATGCACGCAAGTCTGAGCTTGCAGGCTGGGGCATGGATGAAAAGGGGAGATCCGTGCTGCTGATGAAACTGGGCGCACCGCCTGTGGATGGGAAGGCGAATGCGGAACTGGTGGCCTTTTTAGCAAAGACTCTGGGCTGTGCAAAGAGCGAGGTGACGCTCGTGCGCGGAGAGGGCAGCCGACAAAAGACGGTGGCACTGCCGCTGAGGGCCTATGAACGGTTGCCGGCCAAATGA
- a CDS encoding prepilin peptidase translates to MMRYQILNALLHFLFFFIGAGIGSFLNVVIYRLPRNISVNNPRRSFCPSCQYQIPWYHNIPLVSWVLLRGRCGNCGTGISPRYLGVELFTALMFYAVFWTFKGDWATIPFWGPQVLCLWVLMSLLIAGTFIDIEHYLLPAEITFYGTIAGVLASVWVPGLQAQEVWWMGGLMSLASAAVGFGGLRLVVELGKLAFGRKKVAFEKPEDWSVTQPVETEPPIVTMGEDKIEWADLFGMQRPTDRLVVVCPKLQVNDQNFQEVTVELYVETMKVLGKDGKVETYDLENVTRLVGTASSVQIPREAMGLGDVHFMMMIGAFLGWQAVLFTIFAASVLGTLISGLTRLTGRAQWGKYLPFGPYLAAGAVLWVFYGPQVVAWYLMQVTGRGADY, encoded by the coding sequence ATGATGCGTTACCAGATCCTCAATGCCCTGCTGCACTTTTTGTTCTTCTTCATCGGGGCGGGCATCGGCTCGTTTTTGAATGTGGTGATCTACCGACTGCCCCGGAACATTTCGGTGAACAATCCACGGCGGTCTTTTTGCCCGAGCTGCCAGTACCAGATCCCCTGGTATCACAACATCCCGCTGGTGAGCTGGGTGCTGCTGCGCGGGCGCTGCGGGAACTGCGGTACGGGGATTTCACCGCGCTACCTGGGGGTGGAGCTGTTCACGGCGCTGATGTTCTATGCGGTGTTTTGGACCTTTAAAGGAGACTGGGCGACGATCCCCTTTTGGGGGCCTCAGGTGCTGTGCCTATGGGTGCTGATGAGCCTGCTGATCGCCGGGACGTTCATTGACATTGAGCATTATCTGCTGCCTGCGGAGATCACCTTTTACGGGACCATCGCAGGGGTGCTGGCCTCGGTGTGGGTGCCGGGCCTGCAAGCGCAAGAGGTGTGGTGGATGGGGGGGCTGATGTCCCTGGCCAGTGCGGCGGTGGGATTTGGCGGGCTGCGCCTGGTGGTGGAATTGGGCAAGCTGGCCTTTGGGCGAAAGAAGGTGGCGTTTGAAAAACCGGAGGACTGGTCCGTCACGCAGCCTGTGGAGACGGAGCCGCCGATCGTGACGATGGGGGAAGACAAGATCGAGTGGGCGGACCTTTTTGGCATGCAGCGGCCAACGGACCGCCTGGTGGTGGTGTGCCCAAAATTGCAGGTGAATGATCAGAACTTCCAGGAAGTGACGGTGGAGCTGTATGTCGAGACAATGAAGGTGCTGGGGAAGGACGGGAAGGTGGAAACCTATGACCTGGAAAATGTGACCCGCCTGGTGGGGACAGCCTCCAGTGTACAAATCCCGCGCGAGGCGATGGGCCTGGGGGATGTGCATTTCATGATGATGATCGGCGCCTTTCTCGGGTGGCAGGCGGTGCTGTTCACCATCTTTGCCGCGAGTGTGCTGGGCACGCTGATTTCGGGCCTGACACGGCTGACAGGCCGTGCGCAGTGGGGCAAGTATCTGCCCTTTGGCCCCTATCTGGCGGCGGGCGCGGTTCTCTGGGTGTTTTATGGGCCACAGGTGGTGGCCTGGTATCTGATGCAGGTGACCGGACGCGGAGCTGATTATTGA
- a CDS encoding alpha/beta fold hydrolase has product MPTGQARPELRPGGWVSYDGKVMPWQEWPAAAGLKPRGVVIAVHGLSGAASDFWFIGDKLPAQGYAVYAYDLRGQGKDPVKEERGDIGSARQWMRDLEAFHLLVRKRHPGVPVFWYGESLGSLICLHTAASRLNDRQDPAGIVLASPVAGLRVTVSGFRRFLLETAATLSPRSRYSLGDLAGVDEKKIQVTSETTHGAQMAVTEHHINSFTLRLLTEIGRLLDANPDAAKRLRMPVLFLASPNDVLSSPDQVQGLFSQVRSPKKRLLWYTRSYHLLLHDVQKAEVTADLVRWLDRKGR; this is encoded by the coding sequence ATGCCCACTGGGCAGGCGCGGCCGGAACTGCGACCAGGCGGCTGGGTGAGCTATGACGGCAAGGTGATGCCGTGGCAGGAATGGCCGGCGGCTGCGGGCCTGAAACCGCGCGGGGTGGTGATTGCGGTGCATGGGCTCAGCGGGGCGGCCTCGGACTTTTGGTTCATCGGTGACAAGCTGCCAGCGCAGGGCTATGCGGTGTATGCCTATGACCTGCGCGGGCAGGGAAAGGACCCGGTGAAGGAGGAGCGTGGGGACATCGGCTCGGCCCGGCAGTGGATGCGGGATCTGGAGGCCTTTCACCTGCTGGTGCGAAAGCGGCATCCCGGGGTGCCGGTGTTTTGGTATGGGGAGAGCCTGGGCAGCCTGATCTGCCTGCACACAGCAGCCAGCCGACTGAATGACCGGCAGGATCCGGCGGGGATTGTGCTGGCTTCGCCAGTGGCGGGGCTGCGAGTGACGGTTTCCGGCTTCCGGCGGTTTTTGCTGGAAACGGCTGCCACGCTGTCACCCCGGTCACGCTATTCGTTAGGCGATCTGGCGGGGGTGGATGAGAAGAAGATCCAGGTGACAAGCGAGACGACGCATGGGGCGCAGATGGCCGTGACGGAGCATCACATCAACAGCTTCACGCTGCGCCTGCTGACGGAGATCGGGCGGCTGCTGGATGCGAATCCGGATGCGGCGAAGCGGCTGCGGATGCCGGTGCTGTTTTTGGCCTCGCCCAATGATGTGCTGTCTTCGCCGGACCAGGTGCAGGGGTTGTTCAGCCAGGTGCGGTCGCCGAAGAAACGGCTGCTGTGGTACACGCGGAGCTATCACCTGCTGCTGCACGATGTGCAGAAGGCTGAGGTGACAGCGGACTTGGTGCGCTGGTTGGACCGGAAGGGCCGCTGA
- a CDS encoding RluA family pseudouridine synthase: protein MTSHTARENAPLLPFLIAHWPEVKRTKIKQWLRFDSVRVNGRPITQHDHLLQPGDVVSIQPQKAPPKTTPLPAGLSIVHEDDEILVIRKPTGLLTIATDTERDKTAFRILTDYLRESTHGRTDRLWIVHRLDRETSGLLVLAKTEDAKTWLQENWHRMDKRYLAIVEGIVPNAEGKITTYIDETQPHRVFSTAHASPTARQATTHYSLLGTAYGRSLLEVTLETGRRHQIRVQLASIGHPIVGDEKYGAKTDPVKRIALHASHLTLLHPTDERELTFHSPLPQELTRLAPAALS, encoded by the coding sequence ATGACATCCCACACCGCCCGCGAAAACGCCCCCCTCCTTCCCTTCCTCATCGCCCACTGGCCTGAGGTCAAACGCACCAAAATCAAGCAGTGGCTGCGGTTTGATTCCGTCCGTGTCAACGGCCGCCCCATCACGCAGCACGATCACCTCCTGCAGCCCGGCGACGTCGTCAGCATCCAGCCCCAAAAGGCCCCTCCCAAGACCACCCCGCTGCCTGCCGGACTGAGCATCGTCCACGAAGACGATGAAATCCTCGTCATCCGCAAGCCCACCGGCCTTCTCACCATCGCCACCGACACGGAGCGCGACAAAACCGCCTTCCGCATCCTCACCGACTACCTCCGCGAAAGCACCCATGGCCGCACCGACCGCCTGTGGATCGTCCATCGCCTAGACCGCGAAACCTCCGGCCTCCTCGTCCTCGCAAAGACCGAAGACGCCAAAACCTGGCTCCAGGAAAACTGGCACCGCATGGACAAACGCTACCTCGCCATCGTCGAAGGCATCGTCCCGAATGCTGAAGGCAAGATCACCACTTACATCGACGAGACCCAGCCTCACCGCGTCTTTTCTACCGCCCACGCCAGTCCCACCGCCCGCCAGGCCACCACCCACTACAGTCTCCTCGGCACCGCCTATGGCCGCAGCCTCCTGGAGGTGACCCTAGAAACTGGCCGCCGCCACCAGATCCGTGTCCAGCTCGCCTCCATCGGCCATCCCATCGTTGGCGACGAAAAATACGGGGCCAAGACCGACCCCGTCAAACGCATCGCTCTCCACGCCAGCCACCTCACCCTCCTCCATCCCACCGACGAGCGCGAACTCACCTTCCACTCCCCTCTCCCTCAGGAGCTCACCCGACTTGCTCCCGCAGCCTTGAGTTGA
- a CDS encoding M14 family metallocarboxypeptidase — MTPMLPLHEAHSYRALMRRWRELARRLGVRLQTLAVVEDLPVCWLETGAKGAMAGEAAVYLSSGVHGDEPGAAWGLLVWAEENVDRLRAGRFLIFPCLNPHGLQRNTRVDHLGQDLNRRFHVAEDAVCGPWRQVVAGRRLAVGLCLHEDYDGQGCYVYELGRRGRPRLAPDMLAGVRAIPPDGRRRIDESRAAGGVIHKSRVPKHLPGMPEAVVLHELGCGLTLTFETPSEFGLDVRVRAQVEFVNAVLSGMCIAGNTGE; from the coding sequence ATGACACCGATGCTGCCGCTGCATGAGGCCCACAGTTACCGCGCGCTGATGCGCCGCTGGCGCGAGCTGGCACGGCGGCTGGGGGTGCGATTGCAGACGCTGGCGGTGGTGGAGGATCTTCCCGTGTGCTGGCTGGAGACCGGGGCCAAGGGGGCGATGGCGGGGGAGGCAGCCGTGTATCTTTCCTCCGGCGTGCATGGGGATGAGCCTGGGGCTGCCTGGGGGCTGCTGGTGTGGGCGGAGGAAAATGTGGATCGGCTGCGGGCGGGACGCTTTTTGATTTTTCCCTGTCTGAATCCGCATGGGCTGCAGCGCAATACGCGGGTAGACCATCTGGGGCAGGATCTGAACCGGCGATTTCACGTGGCGGAAGATGCGGTGTGCGGGCCGTGGCGGCAGGTGGTGGCGGGGCGGCGGCTGGCTGTGGGCCTGTGCCTGCATGAAGACTATGACGGCCAGGGCTGCTATGTCTATGAACTGGGAAGGCGGGGACGGCCACGGCTGGCACCGGACATGCTGGCGGGAGTGCGGGCGATCCCGCCAGATGGGCGGCGGCGCATTGATGAAAGCCGGGCGGCAGGCGGGGTGATCCACAAGAGCCGGGTGCCGAAGCATTTGCCAGGGATGCCGGAAGCCGTGGTACTGCATGAACTGGGCTGCGGGCTGACGCTGACGTTTGAAACGCCGTCGGAATTTGGTCTGGATGTGCGGGTGAGGGCGCAGGTAGAGTTTGTGAATGCGGTCTTGTCAGGCATGTGCATTGCAGGGAATACTGGGGAATGA
- a CDS encoding AraC family transcriptional regulator → MPPSSPQNLRDRFLRALAPESQFYRLLDHLPGISFFAKNSRYQIVCANQHFVESLGFQHETDLIGKEDFDLFPIRLAENFRRDDQQVLTTGEARLNLVELFFNSQGIPDWFITNKLPVRDRQGRVIGIMGTTQSYSHASQTVHPYHQIERALTYIREHFRERITVEELASMVHLSTRQLHRKFVETFGVSPQTFIMKLRIQAACDALQHEDAQIIEVATALGFCDQSSFTQHFHRHVGITPLKYQRQFRLVRKTGE, encoded by the coding sequence ATGCCGCCCAGCAGCCCCCAAAACCTCCGCGACCGCTTTCTCCGCGCCCTCGCCCCGGAGAGCCAGTTCTACCGCCTGCTTGATCACCTGCCTGGCATCTCCTTTTTTGCCAAAAACAGCCGTTACCAGATTGTCTGCGCCAACCAGCACTTCGTCGAATCCCTCGGCTTCCAGCATGAGACCGACCTCATCGGCAAAGAAGACTTTGACCTCTTCCCCATCCGCCTCGCTGAAAACTTCCGCCGTGACGACCAGCAGGTCCTCACCACCGGCGAGGCCCGGCTCAACCTCGTCGAACTCTTCTTCAACTCCCAGGGCATCCCCGATTGGTTCATCACCAACAAGCTCCCCGTCCGCGATCGCCAGGGCCGCGTCATCGGTATCATGGGCACCACCCAGAGCTACAGCCACGCCTCCCAGACCGTCCACCCCTATCACCAGATCGAGCGCGCCCTCACCTACATCCGCGAGCACTTCCGCGAGCGCATCACTGTTGAGGAGCTCGCCTCCATGGTCCACCTTTCCACCCGGCAGCTTCATCGCAAATTCGTTGAAACCTTCGGCGTCAGCCCCCAGACCTTCATTATGAAACTACGCATCCAGGCCGCCTGCGATGCCCTCCAGCACGAAGACGCCCAGATCATCGAGGTCGCCACCGCCCTCGGCTTTTGCGACCAAAGCAGCTTCACCCAGCACTTCCACCGCCACGTCGGCATCACACCGCTGAAATATCAGCGCCAATTCCGCCTCGTCAGAAAAACCGGAGAATGA
- a CDS encoding N-acetylmuramoyl-L-alanine amidase → MAFPPLFRRWVVWVFWLGFVAQAQALSFSTVILDAGHGGHDGGAAWHGLVEKRLCLDVAQRVERILKARGVRVVMTRRTDAFVALDARAQVANRYSRSVFVSIHFNANRKTSIHGMEGYYRSAAGKTLARSVLRSMDRRVTGTNRGVFNRNFKVLRSTKMPATVIECGYLSNRTEAKRCGSVAHRQAIAEGIAAGIMATRG, encoded by the coding sequence ATGGCTTTTCCCCCCCTTTTTCGCCGTTGGGTCGTGTGGGTGTTTTGGCTGGGTTTTGTGGCCCAGGCGCAGGCGCTTTCCTTTAGCACAGTGATCCTGGATGCGGGGCATGGGGGCCATGATGGCGGGGCGGCATGGCATGGGCTGGTGGAGAAGCGGCTGTGCCTGGATGTGGCCCAGCGGGTGGAGCGGATCCTGAAAGCACGTGGAGTGCGGGTGGTGATGACGCGGCGGACGGATGCCTTTGTGGCGCTGGATGCACGGGCACAGGTGGCTAACCGGTATTCGAGGTCGGTCTTTGTGAGTATCCATTTCAATGCGAACCGGAAGACGAGCATCCATGGAATGGAAGGGTACTACCGGAGTGCGGCGGGGAAGACGCTGGCGCGAAGTGTTTTGCGCAGCATGGACCGCCGGGTGACGGGGACAAACCGGGGCGTGTTTAACCGAAATTTTAAGGTGCTGCGAAGCACAAAGATGCCCGCGACGGTGATCGAGTGCGGGTACCTGAGCAACCGCACGGAGGCGAAGCGCTGCGGCAGTGTGGCGCACCGGCAGGCGATCGCCGAGGGCATCGCAGCCGGGATCATGGCGACTCGGGGATAG
- a CDS encoding PVC-type heme-binding CxxCH protein, whose protein sequence is MRFIPLLLALPCALLADFPKVYNSDPGDAQPPTPQQALAKLKLPEGFQATLFAAEPDVQNPVAMAWDAKGRMWVAENYTYAERSKRFDLALRDRVIILEDKDNDGVAETRKVFADDVQMLTSVEVGHGGVWLMCPPQVLFIPDANGDDIPDGPPQVMIDGFTVAKDNYHNFANGLRWGPDGWLYGRCGHSCPASLGVPGTPEAERIPMKGGIWRFHPQRKTVEVLTHGTTNPWGHDWDKNGELFFINTVTGHLWHLMPGAHLHDTSPSLNPGVYHRLDTIADHYHFDTSGSWQDSRDGKANDLGGGHAHIGMMIYQADQWPNQYRDKLFTLNMHGRRANVERLERHGSGYVGKHEPDVFLTEDEWFRGIEISTGPDGSGYLLDWSDTGECHDSTGVHRTSGRIFKISYGKPAAPQPALYPRCLIGEGKLPTLWKQYQAGKTTPALLQTLLKNENEYVRAWAIRLLTDHWPLDTLKSQRPAGADAASAFDESIYTSLVSIAASDPSSAIRLTLASTLQRLPLKHRAALARALVKHEGDAEDKFLPSLVWYGLIPLGDSDPQALVTVAKDSQWPETTRWITRNLAGRLEKNPAPLNALLTDAATRSPAHRSAILQGLGEAFQGWRKAPKPEAWDAFVASFPKDEAIYSTSFAPAIRELSTLFGDGRALDEVKALALNDKAPLENRIAALKTLIDARPEDLRRVCEKLLQTRGLNGLAAQGLTQFDDPAIGQKLATSYRQFSPEDRPTIIAALVSRPTFAKALLNQIAAGKIPRTDLSAFHARQIRGLNNESLTKSLTEVWGELRDSAGDKAKLIEELKAKLTPDVLAKADLSKGRTMYQICAACHVMYGEGGKVGPDLTGSGRSNLDYLLENIVDPSGVVSADYRMSMLTLKDGRVLSGVIARQNDRTLTLRLMTEETTVEKSEITKQDTSPVSMMPEGLLMAFQPDQVRDLIAYLMHPSQVPLPK, encoded by the coding sequence ATGCGTTTCATCCCCCTGCTCCTCGCCCTTCCTTGTGCCCTCCTGGCCGACTTCCCCAAAGTCTATAACAGCGACCCCGGTGACGCCCAGCCCCCCACCCCGCAGCAGGCCCTGGCAAAACTGAAACTGCCCGAAGGCTTCCAAGCCACTCTCTTTGCCGCTGAGCCTGATGTGCAAAACCCGGTCGCCATGGCCTGGGATGCCAAAGGCCGCATGTGGGTGGCCGAAAACTACACGTATGCAGAGCGCAGCAAACGCTTCGACCTCGCCCTGCGTGACCGCGTCATCATCCTGGAAGACAAGGACAATGACGGTGTGGCCGAGACCCGCAAGGTCTTCGCCGACGATGTCCAGATGCTGACCAGTGTGGAGGTAGGCCACGGCGGTGTCTGGCTCATGTGCCCGCCCCAGGTCCTCTTCATTCCCGATGCCAATGGCGATGACATCCCCGATGGCCCGCCGCAGGTCATGATCGATGGTTTCACCGTGGCGAAGGACAACTACCACAACTTCGCCAATGGCCTGCGCTGGGGGCCTGATGGCTGGCTCTATGGCCGCTGCGGCCACTCCTGCCCCGCCAGCCTGGGCGTGCCCGGCACCCCCGAGGCTGAGCGCATTCCCATGAAGGGCGGCATCTGGCGCTTCCATCCGCAGCGGAAAACCGTCGAAGTTCTCACCCACGGCACCACCAATCCTTGGGGCCACGACTGGGACAAAAATGGCGAGCTGTTTTTCATCAACACCGTCACCGGCCACCTCTGGCACCTCATGCCCGGCGCCCACCTGCACGACACCTCCCCTTCTCTCAACCCCGGTGTCTATCATCGGCTGGACACCATCGCCGACCACTATCACTTCGACACCTCCGGCTCCTGGCAGGACAGCCGCGACGGCAAGGCCAACGACCTCGGCGGCGGCCATGCCCACATCGGCATGATGATCTATCAGGCCGACCAATGGCCTAACCAGTACCGCGACAAACTTTTCACCCTCAACATGCATGGCCGCCGTGCCAATGTGGAGCGGCTTGAGCGCCATGGCTCGGGATACGTCGGCAAACACGAACCCGATGTCTTCCTCACCGAGGACGAATGGTTCCGCGGCATCGAGATCAGCACCGGCCCCGATGGCAGCGGCTACCTCCTCGACTGGAGCGACACGGGCGAATGCCATGACTCCACCGGCGTGCATCGCACCAGCGGGCGCATTTTCAAAATCAGTTATGGGAAACCAGCCGCTCCCCAGCCCGCCCTTTATCCCCGCTGCCTCATCGGTGAAGGAAAATTGCCAACCCTCTGGAAACAATACCAGGCAGGCAAGACCACCCCCGCCCTCCTGCAAACCCTTCTGAAGAACGAAAACGAATACGTTCGCGCCTGGGCCATCCGTCTCCTGACCGACCACTGGCCGCTGGACACGCTCAAAAGCCAGCGCCCCGCCGGAGCTGACGCCGCAAGCGCCTTTGACGAATCCATTTACACATCGTTGGTTAGCATCGCCGCAAGCGATCCGTCCAGCGCCATCCGCCTCACCCTCGCCAGCACCCTTCAGCGACTGCCGCTGAAACACCGCGCCGCGCTGGCCCGAGCCCTGGTGAAGCATGAGGGAGACGCCGAAGACAAGTTCCTCCCCTCCCTTGTCTGGTATGGCCTCATCCCCCTGGGTGACAGCGATCCCCAGGCTCTCGTCACCGTGGCCAAAGACAGCCAGTGGCCCGAGACCACCCGCTGGATCACCCGCAACCTCGCAGGCCGTCTGGAAAAGAACCCGGCTCCCCTCAATGCCCTGCTGACTGATGCCGCCACCCGCAGCCCAGCCCACCGCAGCGCCATCCTCCAAGGTCTGGGCGAAGCCTTCCAAGGCTGGCGCAAAGCTCCCAAACCCGAAGCCTGGGATGCTTTTGTCGCTTCATTCCCCAAAGATGAAGCCATTTATTCCACCTCCTTTGCACCCGCCATCCGCGAGCTCTCTACCCTCTTTGGCGATGGCCGTGCGCTGGACGAAGTCAAGGCCCTCGCCCTCAATGACAAGGCCCCGCTGGAAAACCGCATCGCCGCCCTCAAGACCCTGATTGATGCCCGCCCGGAGGACCTCCGCAGAGTCTGTGAAAAACTCCTCCAGACCCGTGGCCTCAATGGCCTCGCCGCCCAAGGCCTCACCCAATTTGACGACCCGGCCATCGGTCAAAAACTGGCCACCAGCTACCGCCAATTCAGCCCCGAGGATCGCCCCACCATCATCGCCGCCCTCGTCTCCCGCCCCACTTTTGCCAAGGCTCTGCTGAACCAGATCGCTGCTGGCAAAATCCCCCGCACGGATCTCTCCGCCTTCCACGCCCGCCAGATCCGCGGCCTCAATAACGAAAGCCTAACCAAGAGTCTCACTGAAGTCTGGGGCGAGCTCCGCGACTCGGCAGGCGACAAGGCCAAACTCATCGAAGAGCTCAAGGCCAAGCTCACGCCCGATGTCCTCGCCAAGGCCGATCTCAGCAAAGGCCGCACCATGTATCAAATCTGTGCTGCCTGCCACGTCATGTATGGAGAAGGCGGCAAAGTGGGACCCGACCTCACCGGCTCTGGCCGGTCCAACCTGGACTACCTCCTCGAAAACATCGTGGACCCCAGCGGCGTCGTCAGTGCTGACTACCGCATGAGCATGCTCACCCTCAAAGACGGCCGCGTCCTCAGCGGTGTGATCGCCCGCCAAAACGACCGCACCCTCACCCTCCGTCTCATGACGGAAGAGACCACCGTGGAGAAAAGCGAGATCACCAAGCAGGACACCTCCCCCGTCTCCATGATGCCCGAGGGCCTGCTCATGGCGTTTCAACCGGACCAGGTCCGCGACCTCATCGCCTACCTCATGCACCCTTCGCAGGTGCCGCTTCCGAAGTAG
- a CDS encoding M15 family metallopeptidase, protein MPPARLFFLALGLLLTACTSSPPPRKGLVVLRRTIPSLVIDLRYATSDNITRRPLYPADMPCLLRASTAQKLKKAQSRLRAQGYGLKIWDAWRPTEVHQRLYSRGARTGLFLDPARGWSRHCGGISVDATLVDREGRELPMPTRFDEDLPHTASHHLPADPTLRRHVTLLHDAMTAAGFKALPGEWWHFDDLDFLYRPMPVIKAADLSITLPE, encoded by the coding sequence ATGCCCCCCGCCCGTCTGTTTTTCCTGGCCCTCGGCCTCCTCCTCACAGCCTGCACTTCCAGCCCGCCTCCGCGCAAGGGCCTGGTGGTTCTCCGCCGCACCATCCCCAGCCTCGTCATTGATCTCCGCTACGCCACCTCGGACAATATTACACGCCGTCCGCTTTACCCGGCAGACATGCCCTGCCTCCTCCGCGCCTCCACCGCACAAAAGCTCAAAAAAGCTCAGTCCCGCCTCCGCGCCCAGGGCTATGGCCTGAAAATCTGGGACGCCTGGCGCCCCACCGAGGTCCACCAGCGCCTCTACAGCCGGGGTGCCCGCACCGGACTCTTCCTCGACCCCGCCCGCGGCTGGTCCCGCCACTGCGGCGGCATTTCGGTCGATGCCACCCTGGTGGATCGGGAAGGGCGCGAACTGCCCATGCCCACCCGCTTCGATGAAGACCTTCCCCACACCGCCAGTCATCATCTCCCGGCAGATCCCACCCTCCGCCGCCACGTCACCCTCCTTCATGACGCAATGACCGCCGCCGGTTTCAAGGCCCTGCCGGGCGAATGGTGGCACTTTGACGACCTCGACTTTCTCTACCGCCCCATGCCCGTCATCAAAGCCGCCGATCTCTCCATTACTCTGCCGGAGTGA